A single Actinomadura algeriensis DNA region contains:
- a CDS encoding restriction endonuclease-related protein, with the protein MSRLVAPPSDDVGERRRRAVTAMLRAAYAWTARRARPEAMREVARMTGFVMEAHGPGRGPATPLALVDALRRPLGELPIFADANDGEDGALREVVLLEPGTNGRDLLSAPAHDLVCEHVVPLDAEAGEQGWLPSWTRMNADQIRARAFAALAGPNDQRLYRASRKFLIEHPAGPMQKLQTKVGESGVRMVPGGYQPIPESALFRTQDDVAWWWPCPDCHWPMAVTREQVQCRYRPHSAVFSVTEQHGTKRPKLSRVDEGHRTKTPLALQAEGCGCVAQGIWRFIVVPGASELRIAAYLEKLGAEVELWPEMDDYDLRVAIGGTELRVDVKEYRSPHRLITDLRASPPAAQVQVLLPRTHEHQVETVSAALPGISVATERRLLQQVRQIKKRIEQRKDGDR; encoded by the coding sequence GTGAGCAGGCTGGTCGCGCCGCCGTCCGACGACGTGGGCGAACGGCGCCGCCGGGCGGTGACGGCCATGCTCCGGGCCGCGTACGCGTGGACGGCACGGCGGGCGCGTCCGGAGGCGATGCGCGAGGTCGCGCGGATGACCGGATTCGTGATGGAGGCGCACGGCCCGGGAAGGGGGCCGGCCACGCCCCTCGCCCTGGTGGACGCGCTGCGTCGGCCGCTTGGTGAGCTGCCGATCTTCGCCGACGCCAACGACGGCGAGGATGGAGCGCTCCGCGAGGTGGTCCTGCTCGAGCCCGGTACGAACGGCCGCGACCTGCTGTCCGCACCGGCCCACGATCTGGTGTGCGAGCACGTCGTCCCGCTGGACGCCGAGGCGGGCGAGCAGGGCTGGTTGCCGTCGTGGACGCGAATGAACGCCGACCAGATCAGGGCGCGGGCGTTCGCGGCGCTGGCCGGACCGAACGACCAGCGTCTTTACCGGGCGTCCCGTAAATTCCTGATCGAGCACCCGGCCGGCCCCATGCAGAAGCTGCAAACCAAGGTCGGCGAGAGCGGTGTCCGCATGGTGCCCGGCGGATATCAGCCGATTCCGGAAAGCGCCCTGTTCCGGACACAGGACGACGTCGCCTGGTGGTGGCCGTGCCCCGACTGTCACTGGCCGATGGCGGTGACACGGGAGCAGGTGCAGTGTCGCTACCGGCCGCATTCCGCCGTGTTCAGCGTGACTGAACAGCACGGCACGAAAAGACCGAAGCTGAGTCGGGTCGACGAGGGGCACAGGACGAAGACGCCGTTAGCCCTTCAGGCCGAAGGGTGCGGGTGCGTCGCCCAGGGCATCTGGCGGTTCATCGTCGTGCCCGGGGCGAGCGAGCTGCGAATCGCCGCGTACCTGGAGAAACTCGGCGCCGAAGTCGAACTGTGGCCCGAGATGGACGACTACGACCTGCGCGTGGCCATCGGCGGCACGGAACTCCGGGTGGACGTCAAGGAGTACCGCTCGCCGCACCGGCTGATCACCGATCTGCGGGCCAGTCCGCCGGCCGCACAAGTGCAGGTCTTGCTGCCCCGAACTCACGAGCACCAGGTCGAAACGGTGAGTGCGGCATTGCCGGGGATCTCGGTCGCCACGGAGCGACGTCTCCTTCAACAGGTCCGGCAGATCAAGAAGAGGATCGAGCAACGGAAGGACGGGGACCGCTGA